One segment of Pyrococcus sp. ST04 DNA contains the following:
- a CDS encoding glycosyltransferase, translating to MKILFVSWDIPSKHTGVGIPSYYLIKYLSKKHDVFLVSFKLTRKENRYEDLSKYCKDIIIVEHFLDDMHYLKRVIFALKNMFSPKPFVVELAYSQKMVEKVRSAINKINPDVIYVDSYAMLQYIPDEICCFKVLSPPDAEAEAAKNICKQERNLIKKLFFAIEYVKIKYYEIKNYKKVNLCIVKSDYDRKILKSYLTSVNIYAIPNGVDIEYFNPQVIHNTNLGAYYCNNYIIFFGDMSPTVNVQAVLFFYKKIFPLIRKKYPTIKFYIVGRNPSPEIRNLQKDPNVVVTGAVDDIRPYVACSAVVIAPMISGGGIKNKVLQAMAMGKPVVTTSIGVRGVRAEHLKEIIIADDPEEFANYILELFRNPKLRKKIGYRARKLVEIKYTWDKIGEKFETLLKSRINFDTRY from the coding sequence CTAACTAGAAAAGAAAACAGATATGAAGATTTGTCCAAATATTGCAAAGATATAATTATCGTGGAACATTTTTTAGATGATATGCATTATCTCAAGAGAGTAATCTTTGCATTGAAAAATATGTTTTCACCTAAACCATTTGTGGTTGAATTAGCATATTCTCAAAAAATGGTAGAGAAAGTAAGGAGTGCTATTAACAAAATTAATCCGGATGTTATTTATGTGGATAGTTATGCTATGCTACAATACATTCCAGACGAAATTTGCTGTTTTAAAGTTTTAAGTCCTCCCGATGCCGAAGCAGAGGCAGCAAAAAACATATGTAAACAGGAGAGGAATCTAATTAAAAAATTGTTTTTTGCTATAGAATATGTTAAAATCAAATACTACGAAATTAAAAATTACAAAAAAGTTAATCTATGTATTGTAAAATCAGATTACGACAGAAAGATACTAAAGTCGTATCTTACATCTGTAAATATATATGCAATTCCAAATGGTGTTGATATTGAATACTTCAATCCACAAGTTATTCATAATACAAATTTAGGGGCATATTATTGCAATAACTATATTATTTTCTTTGGAGATATGAGTCCAACAGTTAATGTACAGGCAGTATTATTTTTTTACAAAAAAATTTTTCCATTAATTAGAAAAAAATATCCAACTATTAAGTTCTATATTGTCGGAAGAAACCCCTCCCCAGAAATCAGGAATCTTCAAAAAGATCCAAACGTCGTTGTTACAGGAGCAGTTGATGACATTAGACCATATGTAGCTTGTTCAGCGGTTGTGATTGCCCCAATGATTTCTGGTGGGGGGATAAAAAATAAAGTATTGCAGGCTATGGCTATGGGAAAGCCCGTAGTCACGACATCTATTGGAGTTAGGGGGGTAAGAGCTGAACATTTAAAAGAAATAATAATAGCTGACGATCCGGAAGAATTTGCTAATTATATCCTTGAATTATTTAGGAATCCAAAGTTAAGAAAAAAGATAGGATATAGAGCCAGGAAACTTGTTGAAATAAAATATACCTGGGATAAAATAGGGGAAAAATTTGAGACATTGTTAAAATCTAGAATTAATTTTGATACTCGTTATTAA
- a CDS encoding glycosyltransferase family 2 protein, whose protein sequence is MNAPRVSIIILNWNGWRDTIECLESVYRITYPNYDVIVVDNGSKDNSIEKIKEYAEGRIEVNSKFFEYNPNNKPIKVFEINEDDAGKGRFNRLLYEKFDVDRRMILIKNKNNYGFAGGNNVGIKFALSVLNPDYVLLLNNDTVVDRYFLTELVKVAESDENTGIVGPKIYYYDYNGRSDVINFTGADLVLWRGAEKRYGFRDIDKGQWDRIMSIDKIEGSCMLVREEVFKEVGLFDEKFFCYWEETDLCFRAKNKGYKIVYVPQARIWHKVSATSGGEINPFKIRLLIRNSLLFAFKNLDFHLREMFLLYLFLVALWKYLAIYLFYYKSPKVYIAFLNGILAGLKIGKIDVNNEYQN, encoded by the coding sequence ATGAATGCTCCTAGGGTCTCCATAATAATCTTAAACTGGAACGGGTGGAGAGATACAATCGAGTGCTTGGAATCAGTGTATAGGATAACATATCCTAATTATGATGTTATTGTTGTTGATAATGGTTCTAAGGACAATTCAATAGAGAAGATTAAAGAGTACGCTGAGGGAAGGATTGAAGTTAATTCGAAGTTTTTTGAGTACAATCCAAATAACAAGCCCATTAAGGTTTTTGAGATAAACGAAGATGATGCAGGGAAGGGTAGGTTTAACAGGTTACTTTATGAGAAATTTGACGTTGATAGGAGAATGATTCTAATTAAAAACAAGAATAACTATGGCTTTGCTGGTGGGAATAATGTTGGGATAAAATTTGCCCTAAGTGTTTTGAATCCCGATTATGTCCTACTTCTAAACAACGATACTGTGGTTGATAGATACTTTTTGACTGAGCTTGTGAAAGTTGCCGAGAGCGATGAAAATACTGGGATTGTTGGGCCTAAGATTTATTATTATGATTATAATGGGAGAAGTGACGTAATTAACTTTACTGGTGCAGATTTAGTTCTTTGGAGGGGAGCTGAAAAAAGGTATGGGTTTAGGGATATCGACAAGGGACAATGGGACAGAATTATGAGTATTGATAAAATTGAAGGTTCCTGTATGCTGGTACGAGAAGAAGTGTTTAAAGAGGTAGGGCTTTTTGACGAAAAGTTTTTCTGTTATTGGGAGGAAACTGATTTGTGTTTTAGAGCTAAAAATAAAGGCTACAAGATAGTCTATGTTCCTCAAGCAAGAATATGGCATAAAGTTTCCGCTACTAGTGGGGGAGAAATTAATCCATTTAAGATCCGCTTATTGATAAGAAATAGCTTACTTTTTGCCTTCAAAAACTTAGACTTCCATTTAAGGGAGATGTTTCTGTTGTATCTATTTTTAGTGGCATTATGGAAATATCTTGCAATTTACCTATTTTACTATAAGTCCCCAAAAGTGTACATAGCCTTTTTAAATGGAATATTAGCTGGTTTAAAAATAGGGAAAATAGATGTTAATAACGAGTATCAAAATTAA
- a CDS encoding DUF2206 domain-containing protein — MDRKSLIIVISVLVGLNSAILMDYLGIHIPLVRQIFGFVALTFLPGYLLLKIFRTKLESFLEGVFLSVALSVSVVMFVGIFANFIYPLLGIEKPITLGPILITFNVIIIALLFIQQKQTLFTQEIEIYRKIKITKWDLFFLLLPFVSLLSAYRFSFYGDNRGLLTLYFLVSLTPIIFVKVRNFNRTFAIWSIAISLMWSTVFGMSWNYIWGYDINGEYHYANLILSRGIWDISVYYAYNTVASVNILAPIYSLILNTGVVLVFKVIYPLIFSLVPIILLKAYERLLGKKVWAGLSVLFIVFFFHFFFNTMALARMMIVELYLALLVYATVKRVNTIFLMLFLASLAVSHYGTAYLTMFALLALIPFSNLKPLKGKINNINIVVAFFWAITLLWYQYTGGGFEFHVLTDIGYQTFLMLGDILNFQYSQGLYLIVSSQKSLLRQIAKWINLTAQGLIVVGVLTTVRKLIRNKSKEYLEFYAFSLVFFAYDVAGVVVPFFANRMNVNRLYHLTQFFIAPYLLIGFNVIKEAINSLSNIIRVNHLPKDTTKIASIFIIIYFLFTSGWSLVIAKDSNPPMWLEKIDSPVWSISEIIGGKWIVTYRYDDLNIYSDQYRALLFLGLMGQGINKVSFRGERKISNLPKGEAYVYLGKISVKEKKILVVNQKYLGTIKEFYYLSIYDKSIFGRVWISNKIYSSQNVAIYKT; from the coding sequence ATGGATAGAAAATCGCTAATAATCGTCATTTCAGTCTTAGTAGGGCTAAACTCAGCAATACTGATGGATTATTTAGGCATTCATATACCATTAGTTAGGCAGATTTTTGGATTTGTTGCTTTGACATTCCTGCCCGGGTATCTCCTTTTAAAAATCTTTAGAACAAAGCTGGAAAGTTTTTTAGAGGGGGTATTTCTGAGTGTTGCCTTAAGTGTCTCTGTTGTTATGTTTGTGGGAATTTTTGCGAATTTTATATACCCCCTTCTTGGGATTGAGAAGCCAATTACATTAGGTCCAATTTTAATAACATTCAATGTGATTATAATAGCACTTTTGTTTATTCAGCAGAAACAAACACTATTCACGCAAGAGATTGAAATTTACAGAAAAATCAAGATAACAAAATGGGATTTATTCTTCTTACTCTTGCCATTTGTCTCCCTATTAAGTGCTTACAGATTCAGTTTTTACGGAGACAATCGTGGTCTGCTTACTCTTTATTTTCTCGTTTCATTGACCCCTATAATCTTTGTTAAGGTGAGAAACTTCAATAGGACTTTTGCGATATGGTCGATTGCTATCTCCCTTATGTGGTCGACAGTTTTTGGAATGTCTTGGAACTATATTTGGGGATATGATATTAATGGGGAATATCACTACGCCAATTTAATTTTATCGAGAGGGATCTGGGATATTTCGGTTTATTATGCGTACAATACGGTTGCAAGTGTAAACATATTGGCCCCCATTTATTCTCTGATTCTGAATACTGGTGTTGTTCTGGTCTTTAAAGTTATTTATCCTCTAATTTTCTCTCTGGTTCCGATAATACTTCTAAAGGCTTATGAACGGCTCTTAGGGAAGAAAGTTTGGGCTGGGTTGTCAGTCCTTTTCATAGTATTCTTCTTTCACTTCTTCTTCAATACAATGGCACTTGCTAGAATGATGATAGTTGAACTATATCTAGCGTTATTGGTTTATGCAACTGTTAAAAGAGTGAATACCATTTTTTTGATGCTGTTCCTAGCTTCTTTGGCAGTCTCACATTACGGAACGGCATATTTGACTATGTTTGCTCTCCTTGCACTAATTCCTTTCTCAAACCTAAAACCACTTAAGGGTAAAATAAATAATATAAATATAGTTGTAGCATTTTTCTGGGCAATAACCTTGTTATGGTACCAATACACCGGAGGAGGATTCGAATTTCACGTTCTGACTGACATTGGATATCAAACATTTTTAATGCTTGGAGATATCTTAAATTTCCAATACTCTCAGGGTCTGTATCTAATAGTATCATCTCAAAAAAGCCTCTTGAGACAAATTGCAAAGTGGATAAATTTGACTGCTCAAGGACTAATTGTTGTCGGCGTTTTAACAACAGTTCGTAAGTTAATTAGAAACAAAAGTAAGGAATACCTAGAGTTTTATGCATTTTCTTTAGTCTTTTTTGCTTATGATGTTGCTGGAGTAGTGGTACCGTTTTTTGCAAACAGAATGAATGTGAACAGGTTATATCATCTAACCCAGTTCTTTATAGCTCCCTATCTTTTAATTGGATTTAATGTGATTAAAGAGGCAATAAATAGCCTTAGCAACATAATAAGGGTTAATCACCTACCAAAAGATACCACAAAAATTGCAAGTATATTCATAATAATTTATTTCCTATTTACATCTGGCTGGAGTTTGGTAATTGCAAAAGATTCAAATCCACCTATGTGGTTAGAGAAAATCGACTCACCTGTATGGAGTATTTCTGAGATAATCGGAGGAAAATGGATAGTGACATACAGATATGACGACCTGAATATATATTCAGATCAATACAGGGCATTGTTGTTCTTGGGACTTATGGGCCAGGGGATAAATAAAGTATCATTTAGAGGAGAAAGAAAAATATCTAATCTTCCAAAAGGAGAGGCCTATGTATATCTCGGGAAAATAAGTGTAAAGGAAAAGAAAATTTTAGTTGTAAATCAGAAGTATTTGGGTACAATAAAAGAATTTTACTATCTTTCTATTTATGATAAATCTATATTTGGAAGAGTTTGGATCTCGAACAAAATATATTCTAGCCAAAACGTGGCTATTTACAAAACTTAA
- a CDS encoding sulfatase-like hydrolase/transferase codes for MTDYPNIIFIVIDTLRKDYAKPLEEELKKLGFISYENVIAPASWTTPSHASIFTGLYPALHGAHETKAQKDLNVKLSSRFPLLSEILYEGGYNTYMFTANPYINPKFGFRGFTKIEDVLFIPKGKYKRLIWHLAKKWPLDKGASHFISSISKLEISHEEHFFIFANLMEVHEPYLVFDKMGSEFKINLKTNRINQHLVQKWKKKYPKEVEYVTKKLIELVRILKIKNIFNDSLIIITSDHGQLLGEYGRIGHGTFLYDELLKVPLLVKYPKGYEVEHVWNRSKYISLVKLKPFILKIIENKLSDDSILYSDIVFAESYGVHIDIDNISNEIERKNIEQLDKYRIAIYYKNFKGIFNVEEWKFESIISYDSKTEIDGNVVKHMKKEVSKFLKTVTITKVLKIKP; via the coding sequence ATGACAGATTACCCAAACATAATCTTCATAGTTATTGACACTCTTCGAAAAGACTACGCCAAACCGCTAGAAGAAGAACTAAAGAAACTAGGATTCATTTCATATGAAAACGTAATTGCTCCTGCTTCGTGGACAACTCCAAGCCATGCATCAATATTTACTGGGTTGTACCCTGCTTTACATGGTGCACATGAAACTAAAGCACAAAAAGATTTAAATGTTAAGCTGAGTTCCCGCTTTCCCCTTTTAAGTGAAATACTTTATGAGGGAGGATACAATACGTATATGTTTACTGCAAATCCTTACATTAATCCAAAATTTGGATTTAGGGGATTCACTAAGATTGAAGATGTCCTTTTTATACCAAAAGGAAAATACAAACGGCTTATTTGGCACCTAGCAAAAAAATGGCCTTTAGATAAAGGTGCGAGCCACTTTATAAGTTCAATTTCAAAACTTGAAATATCACATGAGGAACATTTTTTTATTTTTGCAAATTTGATGGAAGTTCACGAACCATATCTAGTGTTCGACAAGATGGGTTCGGAGTTCAAAATAAACCTAAAGACGAATAGGATTAATCAACATTTAGTTCAAAAATGGAAGAAAAAATATCCCAAAGAGGTAGAGTATGTAACAAAGAAACTTATTGAACTGGTAAGAATTCTAAAAATCAAAAACATATTTAATGACTCCCTCATTATCATCACAAGCGATCACGGTCAACTATTAGGGGAATATGGAAGAATAGGCCATGGAACATTCCTTTATGACGAACTCCTGAAAGTCCCCCTCTTGGTAAAATATCCAAAAGGCTATGAAGTTGAACATGTTTGGAATAGGTCAAAATACATAAGCCTAGTGAAACTCAAGCCGTTCATCCTTAAGATAATAGAAAACAAGCTCAGCGATGATAGTATTCTATACTCAGATATCGTATTTGCAGAATCTTACGGTGTGCATATAGACATCGATAATATCTCAAATGAGATCGAAAGAAAGAACATTGAACAACTCGACAAATACAGGATTGCTATTTATTACAAGAACTTCAAAGGAATTTTCAATGTTGAAGAATGGAAGTTTGAAAGTATAATATCTTATGACTCAAAAACAGAAATTGATGGAAATGTCGTAAAACATATGAAAAAAGAAGTTTCAAAATTCTTAAAAACCGTAACAATAACAAAAGTTCTAAAAATAAAACCCTAA
- a CDS encoding sulfatase, giving the protein MFRPVRNIINKNKMLKNVAFRFYSLYEEKKAKDNFYSRIKNINNIIYKYVDTSNKPDLNVIILVIDCLRYSNLSFTGYPRKTTSFLDSLKVKFRAVSTAPWTYPSVASILTGLHPHNHGAYIYGKLKNFDSFKRFKPIRSSILTLPEILFTFDYDIYFSAAIEVAIYSMRNRVIYKRYQSDTPAEKLLNDLKKWILKRKRPFFAYLHLGDIHEPLVPPNKFRNYFGKVKNIPNLERWDFRRPEEQKGKEFNEYMINRMLLYDNTLKYIDYAIEQFYSFLEDSGLLDTTILVITADHGEEFWEHAKLEAENFYDPRGYYGVGHGHNVFNEIIEVPILLDGAVKSHGDYVKNRVSSADITPTILNLLGVSHNLTFDGQDLFKVKNKKRPLLSEAVGYGYEKKALILGRYKLIYSPDDNVQWLFDLKKDPYEQHPIKDEEVTSIFVDKLNKMLREDERKKLAETLRGLKI; this is encoded by the coding sequence ATGTTCAGGCCAGTAAGGAACATCATAAATAAAAACAAGATGCTTAAAAATGTTGCATTTAGATTTTATAGTTTATATGAAGAAAAAAAGGCTAAAGATAACTTCTACTCAAGAATTAAAAATATTAATAATATCATATATAAATATGTTGACACCTCGAATAAGCCCGACTTGAATGTCATTATCCTAGTCATAGATTGTCTTAGGTACTCTAACTTATCATTCACTGGATACCCTAGAAAAACAACATCATTTTTAGACTCTTTAAAAGTAAAATTTAGAGCTGTTTCAACTGCTCCCTGGACATACCCTTCAGTAGCCTCAATTTTAACAGGGCTCCATCCTCATAACCATGGGGCATATATTTATGGTAAACTCAAAAATTTTGATAGTTTCAAAAGATTTAAACCCATTAGGAGCAGTATACTGACTTTACCTGAAATATTATTTACATTTGATTATGACATATATTTTAGTGCAGCAATTGAGGTTGCAATATATTCTATGAGAAATAGAGTTATTTATAAGCGTTACCAGAGTGATACCCCAGCTGAAAAGTTATTAAATGACTTAAAAAAATGGATACTAAAAAGGAAAAGACCATTTTTTGCATACTTGCATCTTGGAGATATCCACGAGCCATTAGTTCCACCAAATAAATTTAGGAACTACTTTGGGAAAGTAAAAAATATCCCAAATCTAGAACGCTGGGATTTTAGAAGACCCGAAGAACAAAAGGGGAAAGAGTTTAATGAATATATGATAAACAGAATGTTGCTTTATGACAATACGCTTAAATATATTGACTATGCAATAGAACAGTTTTATTCTTTCCTTGAAGATTCTGGCTTGTTAGACACTACAATTCTTGTAATTACAGCAGATCATGGAGAAGAATTTTGGGAACATGCAAAATTAGAAGCTGAGAATTTCTACGATCCCAGAGGGTACTACGGTGTGGGACATGGACATAACGTTTTTAATGAAATTATTGAAGTACCTATTTTACTTGATGGTGCCGTTAAGAGCCACGGAGATTATGTTAAAAACAGGGTTAGCTCTGCAGATATTACTCCTACAATTTTGAATTTGTTAGGTGTTTCTCATAATTTAACTTTCGATGGGCAAGACTTATTTAAAGTCAAAAACAAGAAAAGACCTTTGCTTTCTGAGGCTGTTGGTTATGGTTATGAGAAAAAGGCTTTAATTTTAGGAAGATATAAGCTCATATACTCTCCAGATGACAACGTTCAATGGCTTTTTGACCTCAAAAAAGACCCATATGAGCAACACCCCATTAAGGATGAGGAAGTTACATCGATATTTGTAGACAAGTTGAATAAGATGCTAAGAGAAGATGAAAGAAAGAAACTGGCAGAAACCTTAAGGGGATTAAAAATATAG
- a CDS encoding flippase has translation MDDVTLALHRIARGTGIVFIGTLISMFFGFLSRTIIARHFSPIEYGTFNLAITVLNIGVVIATLGFQNALPREIAFYREKEPSRIKDLISTALIIVSLNSLIWGVVLTIGAGKISQILNEPRLNYALRTVALALPFSALTITMISISRGFGRVREKVYFQNIVYPTSWLILVILSVLFNLSFALTFYMYLLAQLLTFLALTAEVYRIKLLNFKLSFNLRIGKELIIFSLPLLFTGILAFVMNWTDTLMLGYYKGSEIVGIYNAASPLARLIPIFLNSATFLYPAIVSQLYAQGKISEMKRVYQILTKWIFLLTLPVFSVMFLFPEATIRFFFGNKYVSATSALRILALGFMFHTFLGLNGLSLIVIGESGFIMISNLISTILNIFMNILLIPKYSIEGAAIATAISYFIGNVLNSVRLYQETKIHPFSWNYVKPLAISFILLGLIQSLHLKVPSIWHAVPILVMFLGVYFFLVLLSKSVDREDVELLLAIEKKLGIDLKIMKKILRRFIF, from the coding sequence ATGGATGACGTTACTTTAGCGTTACATAGAATTGCAAGAGGAACTGGGATAGTTTTTATCGGAACACTTATTTCAATGTTCTTCGGGTTTTTAAGCAGAACTATTATAGCAAGACATTTTTCACCTATTGAGTATGGAACGTTTAATCTAGCAATAACAGTTCTAAATATTGGAGTTGTTATAGCTACTCTCGGATTCCAGAATGCACTACCAAGAGAAATTGCTTTTTATAGAGAGAAGGAGCCTTCAAGAATTAAGGATTTGATTTCCACAGCTCTTATTATTGTTTCTCTGAACAGCCTGATTTGGGGAGTTGTCTTAACTATTGGAGCTGGAAAGATTTCTCAGATCCTTAATGAACCAAGATTGAATTATGCTTTAAGGACAGTGGCACTTGCATTACCATTTTCAGCTTTAACAATAACAATGATCTCAATCTCTCGGGGCTTTGGAAGAGTTAGGGAAAAAGTGTACTTCCAGAATATTGTCTATCCAACCTCATGGTTAATACTAGTTATACTTTCTGTCCTTTTTAATCTCTCGTTTGCTTTAACCTTCTATATGTACCTTCTTGCCCAATTATTGACATTTTTAGCATTGACGGCTGAAGTTTATAGAATCAAACTTCTTAACTTTAAACTCTCATTTAACTTGAGGATTGGAAAAGAACTGATAATATTTTCACTACCCCTGCTCTTTACTGGTATCTTGGCATTCGTAATGAACTGGACAGATACTTTAATGCTTGGCTATTATAAAGGTTCTGAGATAGTTGGTATTTATAATGCCGCATCCCCACTCGCACGGTTAATCCCAATATTCTTGAACTCTGCCACATTTCTTTATCCTGCGATTGTTTCCCAGCTCTATGCTCAGGGTAAGATTAGTGAAATGAAAAGGGTCTATCAAATTCTTACAAAGTGGATTTTCCTATTAACGCTCCCCGTGTTTAGCGTAATGTTTCTATTTCCCGAAGCCACGATAAGATTCTTCTTTGGAAATAAATATGTTTCAGCTACCTCAGCACTCCGGATTTTAGCTTTGGGCTTCATGTTCCACACATTCCTAGGACTGAATGGACTGAGTTTAATAGTTATTGGGGAGAGTGGGTTTATCATGATTAGCAACTTGATCTCCACAATTCTTAATATTTTTATGAATATTTTACTAATTCCAAAATATAGCATTGAGGGGGCAGCTATAGCAACAGCGATTTCTTATTTTATAGGAAATGTGCTAAACTCAGTAAGGCTATATCAAGAGACAAAAATTCATCCCTTTAGCTGGAACTACGTGAAGCCTTTAGCTATTAGTTTTATCTTGCTGGGATTAATTCAGAGTTTGCACTTGAAAGTGCCAAGCATTTGGCATGCTGTTCCTATTTTGGTAATGTTTTTGGGAGTTTACTTTTTCTTGGTGCTTTTAAGTAAAAGTGTTGATAGGGAAGATGTTGAGCTATTGCTGGCAATAGAGAAGAAGTTGGGAATTGATTTGAAGATAATGAAGAAAATTTTAAGGAGATTTATTTTTTAG
- the cysC gene encoding adenylyl-sulfate kinase: protein MKSLEQGFTIWLTGPSGAGKTTLAVKLAKMLREMGYRVEILDGDTIRKTLYPNLGFSKEAREMHNRIVIHMAKLLTRNGVIAIVSLISPYRRIREYARKEIGRFIEVYVYAPLEVRIQRDPKGLYKKAMRGEIKGLTGYDGVYEEPENPEVIVDSSKMTPEEEAELVIRKARELGYLE from the coding sequence ATGAAAAGCCTAGAGCAAGGATTCACAATATGGCTCACCGGACCCAGTGGTGCTGGGAAAACTACTTTGGCAGTGAAGCTTGCAAAGATGTTGAGGGAAATGGGGTACAGGGTTGAGATCCTCGATGGGGACACGATAAGGAAGACCCTCTACCCAAACCTCGGTTTTTCTAAGGAAGCCAGGGAGATGCACAATAGGATTGTAATTCACATGGCAAAGCTCCTCACAAGGAATGGTGTTATAGCGATAGTTTCACTAATATCCCCATACAGGAGGATTAGGGAATACGCTAGGAAGGAGATAGGGAGATTTATTGAAGTCTACGTCTATGCTCCTCTGGAGGTTAGGATACAAAGGGATCCCAAGGGACTCTACAAGAAGGCAATGCGCGGTGAAATAAAGGGGTTGACGGGTTACGATGGGGTTTACGAGGAACCAGAAAACCCTGAGGTTATAGTAGATTCCTCAAAGATGACACCCGAGGAGGAGGCAGAGCTGGTCATAAGAAAAGCCAGAGAGCTTGGATATCTAGAGTAA